DNA sequence from the Grus americana isolate bGruAme1 chromosome Z, bGruAme1.mat, whole genome shotgun sequence genome:
aTGATTGAGGGCGGCCTAGCAATagcatctgccagttccctgaGCACTCATGcatgcatcccatcagggcccatagATTTGTGGATGCTGAGAttgcctagatgttctctaactTGATCTTCCTcgaccaagggaaggtcttcctttctccaggctttctctcctacctccagggtctgggtttCCTGAGAGCCAGCCTTAggagtaaagactgaagcaaagaggGCATTCAGTAGCCCCCCCTTCTCTGTATCCTTCATCACCAAGGCACTCACCTCATTCGGCAGCGGGCCCAcaatttccttttgctgctgatgtatttgaaaaagcccttctggttgcccttgacatcccaTGCCAGTTTTAATTCCAACTGGGCCTTAGTCTTCCTTGTTGCATTCCTACATGCGCTAGACTACATTCTTATATTCCTCCTaagtggccagtcccttttACCACATTTGGTAAACTTCTTTCTTcgctttgagtttttccagcagctccttgctcatccatgcaaGGAGGACAATGTATTAGGAAGTGAAATAGATGTCAGAATTACCTTTGGTGCTCTACAGCCGTTCAGATTCCCAAGTGCAAAACCCATCCTCTATCAGTATCAACAGTGAAGTGGGAAAACACTCGTTTTCCCTACTGGGAAGCTTACATCTTTCCCAACAGACTTCTCTATGCATGTTCCAACAGGCAGTTTTCAAGTGTTTTGCAggtgcaagagaaaaataatctctttcttGTAGGTGCTTCCCAAGCAttgaaagaggagaagaaagtaaGTGGATCGCAGCAGGAAGGCCCAGATGGAGCCAAGGTTAAGACGGAGTCTGGTCCAGCCAAGCCGCTGACTCCTGTTGCAGAAACATTCAGAGTTATTCAGGGGGCAATGAGTGAAGAGTATGTGAGAACTACTCAGGGGGTCTTTCAGTTTGAGTTATCTGGTAAGACCATCACTTGTAAAGCCTTCACCTGCTTGGGCTCCTAGCAAAAGGCCCTGGtgttttcaaagagaaagactCGCCTTTTCCAGCTGATCCCACAACCTTTTGTTCTGTTCTGCCTGATGCTCCGGACCAACGGCAGCATGTGCAGGACGCCGCTGCCACTCCTGGCATAGGCAGGCAGGCTTTGTCACGGCGCTGCCCTGCTGCGCAGGGTTAGCATGACGTAGACAGGGGTGCTCGTGGGGTCATGGCAAAAGCgccagctgcccccagccctgtcaGCAAGTGCTGCCTTTGGGCTCTTCTGCCCGTGTCCCCGGTACGCAGTGCTGCGGGGCGGCTGCCGGCGGCTGGCTTTGCCTGCATGCAGGACGCGGGGCAAGTGGTAACTGCTTGCAGAGACTGCTGGCGTGGGTAGTGTCGTGTCACTGCTCCAGATGGAGCAGGGAGGGTGCAGCACCCTTTGCTGCCTTCTCACCTCTCTCCACTGTCTGTTCAGGTGATGAAGGAGGCACTTGGTATATTGACCTGAAAACCAAGGGTGGGAGCGCTGGTTCTGGGAAGCCTCCTGTGACGGCCGACGTGGTCATGAGCATGTCGAGCGGCGACTTTGTGAAGATGTTCACAGGTGAGTGACAAAGGCGTTTGCCAGGGCAGACACAGGTCCTGGTGCCCAGAAGACCTTCTGCTGGTGGGTGAATGGACAGCCGCCTTGCTTTGTGATCCTGCGATGGAGGAGCTTTTGGCTCCCGGGACCACTTCTCCTTCTAGCAGAAGTGTAGGATAGGACTCCTTGGATTCTTgtgaatttttctcttctgtgaccAGGAAGAGCACAAAAGCTTATACTGCTTTTATTCACCAGGTACTGAAATTTTAGCAGCGAGTGTAGCTTCAGAAAGAGGCCGGTCCATGTCTTGGACTTCTGTTTTGCACATTTCTAATCTGCCTTTCCCAAATGTGCTCGTTTTTTACAGCAGAACTTGCTACGAAAGTAACctggtttgtttcttctccCCTGAGAGACCTGAGTTATACGGTGTTGTCTCAGTTAAAATTATCTAATAATTTCATTAAGTAACAGCATGCAACATCTCATGCATTGTGGCCCTCCTACTGAGCTTTTTTCTGGCTCCAGAAAAGGTTTTTATGGTAAAGTATTTCATGGACAAGAGGCAATGTCACAATTTCCATGATGTTAAATTGCTGCACTGCTTTATAAGTGTGATTTCGTCATTTATCGCTATTCAAAACAGTTCTGAGCCGCCTTTAGCAAAACATCAAAATGGAGTCAGAATAGATTAATcatgaaaaaggaagatatCCATTAAGTAAGTTAATCATTACAACCAAGCCCtcaaaaaatacctttaaaaatggAGTGGAAAAGCAAATTCTCTTTCAGTTAATCAGCCTCTTTCTTTTCAGCGAAGTGGTTCAATATTGTAAGATCTATGGATATATAGGTACAGATAGGTGGAAATACTTTGTTATACTGAGATATTTGAAGGGTATGAGATTTAATTGCAGAGTATGATTTAGCATTTTTACCACGTagttaaaaaatacaaagtatatACCAAAGAGGAATTTCTGAAGAACTCCAAGATCTTACAGTAGTGATATTACTGTTTCCTATGCTCAGACTGTATCAAGTTCCTTTTCATATTCTAATGGTCCTACTTCTTCTTTTTAGGGAAGCTAAAGTCAATCATGGCTTTCATGTCAGGAAAACTAAGCATTAAAGGTGACATGGTGCTAGCAATGAGTCTGGAAAAGATGCTGCCACAGTGTGTGTTTGAACTTTGAGGAGAAAGCCTTACTCGCAGAACACTGGCCTTTCATATATAACTACAATGCTGTCTTAAAACGCCAgtcctcatttttctttgatgCAGTATAAGTATCAATACAATTTATAATTGTTAGAGAAGACACAAGTCAGTCTGATTGTAATGCCCAACAATGAACATGTTTTTCTTATTAACTTGCTATAatgattaaaaggaaaattatatcCCCAAATTCTGAtatttcaaggatttttttttcattttcactttttcctctgATAGCAAACTGTCCTCTGTTAGTGTGAGATGTAGACCTAATAGAACTGTTTTTCTCATAATATTACCTTGTCTTTGAATTACCTGATATCTAATGAGATGTGAGTTCTGATCTCAGGATTAGGGGATGCACAACATATTTCCAGTGTACTGTAAGAGTTGAACTCCACACTAACATTTCCTCTGACTGGGAGACAAAgagcatttttctctcctgtactggTTTCACAAAGCTAGTAGGAACTGACCATCTCTAACCTATGTTATTAAAAAAGGCTGATGATCTCAAGTTATTGGAAAACACAATGTATGTTCTTGTGTGCAAAATATGGTCACATAAACTTTGTTTCTTTAGGAAGCCAccttaaaatatgaaacatCTTTTGAAACCTACAGAtactagaaaatgtttttcaagtgaACATATGTATTCAAAGTACATTTCCAAACACTGTCCTATAACACTACAAAAACTGAAGCATATCAAGGAACTCGGGTATCGGGAGCAAGGTTGTTTAATTTCATACCTATTTCATCATCAATCCCATGCCTTTGCAGTTTTCCATTCTGTGCACCTGTTCTgccaaagcattttgtttttcaggattgca
Encoded proteins:
- the LOC129199828 gene encoding uncharacterized protein LOC129199828 is translated as MALPCFPARLGMLPIATELQAPVGMMLDHAKGAKGWLNASQLEHPLGHVLSQDSDRCQNYLWCSTAVQIPKCKTHPLSVSTVKWENTRFPYWEAYIFPNRLLYACSNRQFSSVLQVQEKNNLFLVGASQALKEEKKVSGSQQEGPDGAKVKTESGPAKPLTPVAETFRVIQGAMSEEYVRTTQGVFQFELSGDEGGTWYIDLKTKGGSAGSGKPPVTADVVMSMSSGDFVKMFTGKLKSIMAFMSGKLSIKGDMVLAMSLEKMLPQCVFEL